AGGACTTCCTGCTGGAAGCAATTCTCGGTCGCATATGTTTGGAACAGTGCTCATAAGCCACCATGCTGTTAGCAAATGCACCACTGCAGATATTAACGTGCCCAGTACCTACAGAAGCAAGTAAGGGGATTATTATGATTCATTTTGTAATCTGAGTTTTATGAAAATAActccttttctttcatttcaaaatgaGTTTTGTATGGATTTACTGGTCAACATAACTTCTAATCTAACAAAGTAAATCGATCTTGCAACAAGATTAGCAAGATAAGAATAATTATGTTAAGGAACATTCATTAGTATATAAGACTTTGATAAGGGCAGAGTGTAAGTGGGCAAACCTGTGCCAAGAACATTTCCTTAGGAGGGATCTTCATATAATGGCCAAGCTTAAAATCTTGTAAGAAGAAAATGGCCTGCTTCATGCTCACATTACCAAGCACTTTAAACAACATGCTGGCAACAGGATATCCTGGGTAGAGGTATCCAATTATGTATTCTGTTATTATATTCAAAGCTGGTGCCTTCACGACAAGgaaaattatagtttttgttaGTATCAATTAACTTTACCATTACCAAGAATTTTATAACTTGTGTACCTGATTTGTTGTGGCTCTAATTACTCCAACCGGAAGAGTAAATGATATGGCAACAACACAAGCTAACACCACACCCCACCATGGTAGTTGGAGTTCATTGTTGAAATATTCACATACAGATATAGTGACCACGATGTTGAACAGAAGAATGCAAAGAAACCACCATTCGGGAACTTGTTTGTAGTTCTTTCTCATGATCTTTGTGTGTATGTCTATCTTATTCTCTTGGAAAACAGACTTACTCAGTCGCAATATTTCACTGCAGTGACAACAATTCAACTACAGCGACACATTAGTTCTAGTTCATACGATTAAAACTTTCATAGAAACTACAAATAGCCTGATTTATTACCTTCCATGGAAGAGTGAGACATGAACGAAAGTTGCAGAAAGGCAAGCAAAACCAATTCCATATGACATAGCAAACATGGTGCTGAGATAAAGAGGGCCCTCACGCTCATAAGCCTCCATGTCAAGGTGAAAGTTAGAGTCTATTATAGCTGAGATGTTGTACTTTTGACCACTGGACTTGAATAGTTCATCTGAAAATATTGGAAATCTTCTTGCCTTGTAAAGGTTTGTGGAATAAGCAATGGGCAAAATGACATACACGAAAATGGCAAAACCAGCAGCAACATTAGCCGTAGCAAACCATGGACTGGCCAAAGGGCTACCAAGATATGAACATATACTTGACCAGTCAAAACCAACAGCACCAACTCCAAGGCCATGCAAGCCTGAACCTAACTGATGTGCTATCACGGACGTAGGAAAAATCCAGCAAATCCACGAAATCGATGTTAACATAGGGAACAAGTAACCAGGAAAAACATAATAAGCAAAACTGCAAAGAAATGCTGTAAGGAAAAACTGATTCCGAGTTAAccctccttttcttctctcctctTTCTCATGCAGCGCCCTGAAATAAATTGCATCCATGCATGAGTTGTAATATTATTACGCAACCTGGAATTAATACAGTCATATTCATATAGCTGTTCTTCTTCATAATTCTGACACCATTTTCTAAATCAAGATTACATCAACTTTAAGGTACAATGGTAGAAAGTTTAAGATCAAGCAGCAACTACAAGGGTTAGGTGACTCCAAGCGTGTGTATACATTCCACCAAAAACGgaccaattacaaactacaatatatacattatcaaaaaattattaaaatatatatatatatatatatatatatatatatatatatatatatatatatatatatatatatatatatcaacaatGAGGTAGACTCACATAGGAGCTAGTTACTGTCACTTCAGAAACTCAAGCaccaataaaaacaaaactcagagaaaataatttatttatacatacTCATATTATCACAGCAATATTGGATAATGGATCGATcatatattgaataattttacaagttaataaccaattttataatttttttttatcgtatttatgcttaataatttttattgatattttattattactactatTACAAATGCTAATTGTTTGTGATTTTCAAGCTCTTCAAAGTGCACAAGAGTTGTATTGATTAAAAGATTCTTTtaatctagttttttttttcctttcaatacagtggtttaatttattttactttcctgcataaaaataagaaatataagtattttaaaaaatccaatTACCTGAAATATTCTTAATGACATCTAAattatttcacatttttaatattaaactaatcactgacaaatatttgaaaactgttagaagtttaaaattaaaaaatatttacaggaactaaaaataaataaagttatattagcatatactaaaatatatttaaaattaaaattaaatatgtttttattatctaaattttgatgtgaaattaaaatttatttttatctcaaattttgatatattttgatctataaactttaaaataaataaatatatttttttaaaattaatacattaatttttttttggtttgttaaataatgtttctaaatttgaactaaaatttgttaaaaagtgTAAAGCAAAAGTCAATCTAAAACGTGTTTTTATGTGTTAAGaaaatttaacacaattaaattaaaaacaatatattcatttattattaaagtttagaaaataaaatatatcaaaatttgagagaaaaattaatttcaatttcaaacataaatttaggaattaataaaaatataattaatctttaaaattagttaaaataatctGTAATAAATAATCATACTTCATTATCTAAATTGAacattataaattgaaaatacaatttattataaatttaagcataacataatttataacttttttttctgcatacaaaatatcttaaaaaacaaacacattcctagagaagaaaaaaaaattgaataaagatGATAATATATGGGatgaatataaacaaataaataaatagtgcAATAGGTAAATGGAGAAACTACCTCAAGGTGAAAActagagttttttttattattattattgaattttttagttttgCGATATGGTCTCAATTACCCAACAAAAATTATCTCAACTTACATCTAATAGAAAAGTATGATATTATGTCGACGAGGACATAATAATAGGAATGTTCGtgattaaattaagttaatggTTAAAACGCACAAGCAAAATATTAGGCAAATTGATTAAGGCGATTAATCGTATGAATCAGACTCATTCAAGTAAAATCTTATAAATTGATTACATCTTTATTATAGTATCTATTATCATCTAATAAACTTGATTAAATTAAGCACACCTGATCTCAGTATTGAAGAAATGTGGACTTAGGACATCATGAGACtaacatatttttttgaaaaaacattgTATGGTTACAAGGAACAAGATGACTAAAGTTAAAGAGACCGACCAAGTTTCATAAGAGATGGCCATGTTTGCTTGAAATGCAACTAGAGTTTAGCGAGTATAGAAAAAGAACGATTGAAGAGATAGATATGTTGATACTCCCCTCCCAACTAATTGGAAGTCCCTTACGCGGATAAATATGATGGAAGCACATACTCAAATGAGCACATTGTTGTTTACGTTACTTAGGTTAGCCTATACACTATTGAGGACGCATGCATGTCTAGAGTCTTCCCCACCACTTTGAAGGGAACATACTTGAACGTTTATTGCTATAAAAAACAACATCGCGTTTTAGGATGTAGTTTGTGACAAGTCGGCCTCACCATCTCCCTTATTTGGCAATAGTCAACACAAGGCAAGAGAAAGAAGAATCTTTACATGCCTTCATGGAGCGGTTAGAAAGGACAATCTTAATATCAGGACTTAAATCTTAGCTCTACACCACATGGTTACAACACTAAGGCCGAGCATGACCCTTTGCGGGCAATCTATGCATGACATCAACTATTAATGCAATGCACTGCAAAATTCATGTCGTTGAAGGAATTGGAGAAGtttagaaacaaaatgtaaGTTGAGACTATATGTCAATCGAAaagaagtcatccaagcaagaACTTATGCACAAGAGTAGGTTCAAACAAAGAGAGTCAAAGTCTATAACGATTAGTCATCTTAGACATTTCAATATTAGAAGCTTACATGATGTTAtaagagaagaaagaatgaaatattgtatttcttatttcatgataaagagagagtacaattgatatatataattgttcagagtaatataaaaaaggaatatgagtataaaaaaatatgaacataaatgcatatgaatagagaataaaataattccaatatccctCTCAAGCTGCAGCATATATATCCATAATGCGTAGCTTgaacaacaaagattgaaattgtgttggatgcaaagctttagtagGAATGCCAATGGCACAACCACTGGTACTAAATTCACCAGTGTCTTGATTAGGAAACAACAAgtcaaggaaaaagaagaattcaagaacacAAGATTAAGTAAGAgaaattcaagaagaaaaagaagaattcaagaacacAAGATTAAGTAAGAGaaattcaagaagaagaagaaaattcaagaataagaagattcactaacaagaaagaaaaattcaagAACACAAGATTAAGTAAgaaaagattcaagaagaaaaagaaaattcatgaaTAAGAAGATTCactaacaagaaagaagaattcaagaacacTAGGTTAAGCaagagaagattcaagaagaggaagaaaattcaagaataagaagattcaataacaagaaagaagaattcaagaacatTAGATTAAGCAAAAGAANAAGAAGATTCaataacaagaaagaagaattcaagaacatTAGATTAAGCaaaagaagattcaagaagaagaagaaaattcaagaataagaagattaaataacaagaaagaagaattcaagaacacTAGATTAAGCaaaagaagattcaagaagaggaagaaaattcaagaataagaagattcaataacaagaaagaagaattcaagaagaaaaagatttgagaagatgaagaataagaaaaattcaagaagaattaaaagaatttatcagAAACAGTTCAAGAAGATGAttaaagatttaagaaaaagaatggaaaaagatgcttcataaaaagaaagatttaagAAGAATTCAAGATGAAAAAGGTCGAATAaaagaattcaagaaaaaattcaataaaaagaagagatttttagGGGCTGAAGTCAAGACACTAATGAACCGAGGGGTTAAGGTTTGGTGCATCAGTGGCACAAGTGGCAGAGACGACGGCCGGAGATGGTGGCCGGAGACGACTGCCGAAGATGGTGGTCGGAGACGACGGCTGGAGATGGTGGCCGGAGACGACGGTCGGAAATGATGACCGGAGATgacggccggagacggtggccggtgGCGAGCGGCGGCGGACAGCAACACCGGACAGATGTGAGACAGAAACtagagattgcccattgaagcATAAatgcacaggttgaaaaagaaacttttaggggCTGCCGGCGGCCATGGCGGCCGACCGCCGGCAGACAACAAAGACAGTGGAAGTGGATCAGAcaagctttgataccatgttacaagagaagaaagaatgaaatattgtatttcttatttcatGACAAAGAGAGAGTAcgattgatatatataattgttcataGCAATATAtatgagtataaaaatatatgaacataaatgcatagatatgaatagagaataaaataattccaatatatgATAAACTACAAAGGTCTAATAGAATCGATTCTACATGAGAAAAGAAACATGTGTCCTAACCCTATGAAAAAAGTTATAAGTCTAATTgctaattctttttcttttaattattcttcttgttttttttttcaaagagtTCATAATGGTGGTacctttttccatttttaaaaactaaaataagtatTTGGTTTTTCAATAATTAGATTAACGTATCAATTATACAAAGATACAAAGATGAAGTATTTTCCAAACCATGTTTTTGTCCTTTTGGTTTACGagattatagaaaaaaaaaaaaaaaaaaaaaaaaaatatatctatatatatatatatatatatatatatatatatatatatatattaagaagtggattttaagcctaattcaattttacaaaatcggtatgtaaagtgaggtttgcaccccacATTCCCTTCACATCTATCGTGAGAGTAGAATTAATGGGTAGGCCGATAGTGGCCCAACAACAAGTGGAACAGAATATCCACATAGATCTTACTAGGATAGGCtcaaaaaaatgaattttaagtctaactcaatcctacaaaaacGGTTTGTAAGATAgaattttgtatattataaattgaccttatttcTAATTAATGTGCGACTTCTAACAAAATCAGTTATTAgatcaaatttgaaattattaatgataaaatatgttctttggataattttcttaaaacgaattgaaattttaaaatattaattggaTCGTTTAAAATTAAAGGAGAGTTCATTAGACTGACTTATGTTAGTTAAGACGagatacatttatatttattttattttgacacacattataaaaacaaaataattctagaataaatttttgtattttaaaaataaaataataataaaaaaagaataatattaaataaatataaaaaattggtgTATGGAACTATCATTTATCCTGTTTTTTTACTGTTAGCTTAAACAGTAATATGATGTAAGTCGAAAATGAAGTAATGAGCACGGTACCTGAAGAGCGAGACCTGCACAAGGTTTTGGGGCCACCACATGGTAGCGGGCTCGACGAGGTAGCGTCGGAATATCCCGGCCCAACCGAAACCCAAAACCTGCGATGTTATAACCACCAATAACGCCGCTAAAACCGTTAACTCCTTACGGTAGAACATTTTAACAGCGCTAACGAAATGAATGGAGTAGACGCTAGCGGCTCCCGAACTTGCGAAGATAGTGATAAGCACGTGCTCCTTCACGTTGAACTTCCCTGGGTTCAGCGTAAACTCCCATTTCGTCCCCTTCATGAACACGCGCTTTGTCACCGCCGCCGCCATCAGGTGTCCCACCGGCACCACCGCTATCTGCGCAGATATCGCCGTCACAGTCAGTGGCTCTCTCCGGAACCCGAAAAACTGGTTTAGGAAGGAGAGAAGCACGCACGCCAGGGTTCCCAAAATCCATGTCCGGAAAGTGAAGGAAGGCAACGACGGATCGTCGCTCACCGCAACCGTCAGCGCCACCTGCTCTACCGGAGAATTCTCGTCGGCCGGCGAGTTCTCCGCCTCGGAGATGGCGTCGTTGTTCTCATGAGGCCTTTTAACTGAAAAGTGAGTCAAAGAAGCGATAACTAATCAATTGtttgaatgttttaattaagaattaacaAAAAGGTAGGTTTGGAGAATTAGAGAAAACGAACTTAGTGGAGCATGAATTTCAGGATTATGAGCCATGTTGCTGGAATGTGTTTCCGATTCGTTTAAGCTAAATCGCATGTCACATGATTCACATTCCCGTctccacctttttttttttataataataaaaaatataattaaaaagcaatcattaaaatgaaaatattattaaagtaaaataatgaaataatttatgtaagatttcaaaaaaaaaaattaataattgtgAAATGCATGAACCACATAAATTAATGTAGTTCAGCGGTCATTTGATGATGAGGCTTGTCCTTTATCCTAGATAAAAACCCTCGTATTTGGTCCTGTTTTTGGGCAAGATTCATTGAATAAGAGAAGCTTTGTTTTTTTCCCATACAATAGGAAAAGTAtcgaaaaaataattttgaaaactggttatttatttctttaccaAAATTTGACTAAAAGAACAAGAGAATGGTAGAAGATGTAATGAGAAAAACAAGTTACAAAATGTCAACGAAATATTCTAAAACAAGTGGTGGGCCTTCGTTACCCACGAGGAGAATATCCCTATATATACGACGAgtaagatattaaaataaataatataaaaatctcACAAAAACTTACATGACTGTCTTTTAATAGATCTTAAGACATAATTAAAAgtcatgaaatttaaaattcaacttcataaaattgttttgtaaaggtatcaaaatgaaatttatatcatCTGTATTTCTCTACGTGTTCTAGGCTACTCGACCTCAAATCATCAACACCAACGCTTGCAGAAATATTTCTTCTATGAACCTCAATTGGGAGAAACCGCAGCGGAAGAAAACTGTGAATGGAAGAGACGAAACTTTCAAATAAAATGCCAAGGGGTAAAAccgtattttaaatttatggggGTAGACTTAGCATTATGAAAATGCAAGAAGCAAAGCCCAATAAGAACCTCTTAAGAGATTAGTGTCTTTTAACATAATAGTTCAAAATGTCagaaaattgtaaatatttataggtCACTCTATTTGGATCAGATATTTTAGAATGGGAAATCAtttatttcaagaatttcaaattcttataCTAAAATGACTTATTTGGATAAATGATtagaaaaaaactttaaatattttactggatatttcaaatgaataaaaaacaacaatttcaaatattctaaaaaatataacaaatgtGAAATGAGATGAGTGGACTGAAGTTGAAAGTTAAACAGAGTCGATCAGGTTCGAAGATTGTGACTAGCTAGCTTGAGATCAACTTCCGATTCAACACGAAGATTAAGATGAGTTGTCCTGCACTAAAAATCGAGTAGAGTCGTCCAAACAAAAAATTGACTCTAGTCGATATAGACCATTGAGGTGAGTTAGCCTAGACTGGTCGAGATGAATTAAACTAGGATGAAAATCAAAACAAGTCAGTTTAATCCAAAAGGTGAGATGATTCAGTTCGAACTAATGTTTAAATGAGTCGACCTGTATCAAAGGTAGAGTCGAGACGACATTAGTTGAATGTTGAGATGAATCCATATTGAAAATTGAGACAAGATGtcttatattaaaagttaaactaAGTCAACTCAAGCTAAAAGGTAAAGTtgaattatctaaatatttttttttctagaaaaaaagtaaattaaattgttttatccaaactagaaaaataaaatctacaaTATCTTAATTACTCTGttcaaataaactatttaaaaaattaagaaaatttagttgGATTAGTAATTCaaagtatttcaatttttttttgaagttgttGAAACTCGTCCTGCAAACACcttttaagataaataaatcaaacctaaatatattaacattaatcTTGATAAACCTCTAATGAAATACTAGTACAACCGTAAGAATCGAATGTGAGTTGTTTTGAAAGTTGAGCAACAATAAATTCGATACAACTTCTTTACCACCTCATTATTCTTAATTGTTcgaaatgaatttatttttagatgCACTTACTATGATATTGTTGTATAGACCGattgaaacttttgaaaaatataatagagaaatttgttttggagaaaaataaaacaaaattcaattcatccctctcttaatttttattgatcATTTGGATAATAAAATAGTCAAAGTATGCAATATCTGAATACTCCTTAACAAACCTTTAGATAGATAATGCAAGATATTGCACCCTTACATCACAATTTTTCCTCTgaaaaaagtgataaaagagagtaaaaattttcatcaattttccATTATACATGAAATGAACAAGATAGGAAATAGGCTAAGTGCAAGTACATTCTGTTGTTAATATTACAGATAAACTACTCTCAGTGCTCAAAGAAAGTATAATGATACTCGTATGTTATTTAAGATGTCTAAAATGGAAACAAATTGACTTTGATGATAAATCTTTTGCATGTCAAACATTATAGTTTGCTAGTTCATATTTCTTTCCACTGGAGAACTATTTGTAAGGATACCTTTAACACCTAAAATTATCAGgcatttaaaaagaatattttctaaCTTAAAAATCTGAAAAGACTAATTTTGTGAACTTCGCTATAAAGAGGCCACTGGTTCGTGATGTCAAAGGGTCAAATCGCCATGTTTTTGGTATGCATCCTCCCTTGCAAGGCCAATTTCTGGCAGCATCTATCTCTATCAGCTCTGTAGATTGAAATAAGAATGCAAAAACATACAGAGGAACAAATAAATCAACTAACACAACATGAAGCAAATACTGTGAATATATGATCCAACGAGTAATATCACTACAGCAAAGTAAGCGTCCGCTTACTCTATCCATTAAACAGGTTAGACTCCTTTTGACtagtaaatttgtttttttgcatCCATTTCaagtttcactaaaaattacaaaaatgccaGCATTTTTATTGTCCCCTTTGTTTGTatgatacaaaataaaaacatttcatTGCCTCATCTTTTCTTGcacaaacttttaaaaacaataaatactGTATATAAATAATACTACTTGCTtgtcataaataatataaaaatgaatacagaaaatatttttgatatcCAGAAGCATCCTAACTTTTGCAAGTTAACTATGTCCaccaaaataagaaatatatcgCAAAAGATCAAGCAGACcaattgataattttgtaaaactttGACAACATTCAAGCAGAACTTTTTCCCACCACAAAAGAAGCAGATTGGGTGAAAGAGGGTTTAAAGGCTTCAGGATAGAGGCAATATGTGTACGCATCTAAGAATGGGGAATGTCTACAAGAGAAGCACACAACATTTGACAAGAAACAAGCATAGTACAAAAGCTAACCATATTACTGAAATGGATACGATTAGATGAAAAAATGGATAACACGAAATAATAAACATGGACCAGTAGAAGTACTCGTAAAATACAGACAAAGTTTTCACCAGAAATAATTTGAAGGGTGAAGGGCATACCTGCAGCTCTATTTTCCTTCAAGAATTGTTCCACCACATCTTCATTCTGAGCAACAGTTAAGCTAATCGACAAGGTATTTTGTCTGAGTAAAATTGGCATATGATATGGAACATTTGGGCTGAGTGAATTAGAAAGAGCCGAAGAAGTTACAAAGTAATCAGGTTACCTGCAAGTGCTGTAGACAAGGGATCCTCCCACTTTTAGCAGTCTGAAACCATTGGTGAGAAGATTGAGCTGCAGCCAGACACAAAAGGTATGTTCGTTAAATTAAGGTGAAATCTAAGACTAAAGGCATTCATGCCTTGAATTATGCCAAAAATGGCAATAGAAACAATCTACAATATCTATCTTCTTTGCATacttttgggttaaatatggcaaaaaattttaactttgtgGACATGAAACAGAAATCTTAATAGTTTACTATCACATTACTAAAAATGAATGATTATTCCAGTGAAATATTCTACAGTAGAGAATATGTATTAATGGCTCATTTGCCTGAAGAGCATGTAAGTCATCAGTCCTCTCAGCATCTAATACACGGCGTTGAAGAGTTCTCCAGCCCCAATGTTCAAACTTTTGAATATGTTTAACTGAACCATCATGAGTGCACTCTGCATCCACAAGGACCTGCATCCCAACAGATCATAAAATATTCAGGGTTGCTGAAAGCAAAGAACAA
This genomic stretch from Vigna radiata var. radiata cultivar VC1973A chromosome 7, Vradiata_ver6, whole genome shotgun sequence harbors:
- the LOC106767135 gene encoding oligopeptide transporter 7, whose protein sequence is MRFSLNESETHSSNMAHNPEIHAPLIKRPHENNDAISEAENSPADENSPVEQVALTVAVSDDPSLPSFTFRTWILGTLACVLLSFLNQFFGFRREPLTVTAISAQIAVVPVGHLMAAAVTKRVFMKGTKWEFTLNPGKFNVKEHVLITIFASSGAASVYSIHFVSAVKMFYRKELTVLAALLVVITSQVLGFGWAGIFRRYLVEPATMWWPQNLVQVSLFRALHEKEERRKGGLTRNQFFLTAFLCSFAYYVFPGYLFPMLTSISWICWIFPTSVIAHQLGSGLHGLGVGAVGFDWSSICSYLGSPLASPWFATANVAAGFAIFVYVILPIAYSTNLYKARRFPIFSDELFKSSGQKYNISAIIDSNFHLDMEAYEREGPLYLSTMFAMSYGIGFACLSATFVHVSLFHGSEILRLSKSVFQENKIDIHTKIMRKNYKQVPEWWFLCILLFNIVVTISVCEYFNNELQLPWWGVVLACVVAISFTLPVGVIRATTNQAPALNIITEYIIGYLYPGYPVASMLFKVLGNVSMKQAIFFLQDFKLGHYMKIPPKEMFLAQVLGTLISAVVHLLTAWWLMSTVPNICDRELLPAGSPWTCPGDHVFYDASVIWGLIGPRRIFGDLGQYSAINWFFLAGAIAPFLVWVAHKALPEKQWIRLITVPVLLGALADMPPATAVNYSSWVLVGFVSGFVVYRYHRGWWSRHNYVLSGALDAGLAFMGVLLYLCLGMEGISLNWWGSAPDRCPLASCPTAPAVQSKGCPLY